The following coding sequences are from one Novosphingobium sp. KACC 22771 window:
- a CDS encoding glycerophosphodiester phosphodiesterase, producing MRNPLSRRKVLSRGLIVAGAAAGGRSMAFAAPVGGSVSARVRPARPLLLAHRGSSALRPEHTLGAYARAIADGADFIEPDLCCTKDGVLVARHENNIAETTDVAAHPEFAARRVEKLVDGEKLTGWFTEDFTLAELKTLRAKERLGAVRPESQSYDGQFQIVTLEEIADFVAAEAAARGRVIGLIPEVKHSTYFARIGLPIEPRLIDRLNASAYLKKAPVVIQSFEVANLKALRRELGGRANIQLMQLVGDPRQSPADFEAAGDKRRWADLLTPQGLAEIATYADWLAPATRMLIPLEADGRLGKPTGLVEAARRAGLLVGTWTFRPENRFLAADFRNGEGENARNAAGSVAEIRRYLALGLDGFFTDDPALGFEARGQ from the coding sequence ATGCGTAATCCGCTCTCTCGTCGCAAGGTTTTGTCGCGTGGTCTGATTGTCGCGGGCGCGGCGGCGGGGGGGCGGAGCATGGCTTTTGCCGCGCCTGTCGGGGGCAGCGTTTCGGCGCGGGTCCGCCCGGCGCGGCCGCTGTTGCTGGCGCATCGCGGATCATCGGCGCTGCGGCCCGAACATACGCTGGGCGCCTATGCCCGCGCGATTGCCGATGGGGCCGATTTTATCGAGCCCGATCTGTGCTGCACCAAGGATGGCGTGCTGGTGGCGCGCCATGAAAACAACATCGCCGAGACGACCGATGTGGCCGCGCACCCTGAATTTGCGGCGCGGCGGGTGGAAAAATTGGTCGATGGCGAAAAGCTGACCGGCTGGTTCACCGAGGATTTCACGCTGGCCGAACTGAAAACTCTGCGGGCCAAGGAGCGCCTCGGCGCGGTTCGGCCCGAGAGCCAGTCCTATGATGGCCAGTTTCAGATCGTCACGCTGGAGGAAATCGCCGATTTCGTCGCGGCCGAGGCGGCGGCGCGGGGCCGGGTGATCGGCCTGATCCCCGAGGTCAAGCATTCGACCTATTTTGCGCGGATCGGTTTGCCGATCGAACCGCGCCTGATCGATCGGCTCAACGCCAGCGCCTATTTGAAAAAGGCGCCGGTGGTGATCCAGAGTTTTGAAGTGGCCAATCTGAAGGCACTGCGCCGCGAACTTGGCGGGCGGGCGAATATTCAACTGATGCAACTGGTGGGCGACCCGCGCCAAAGCCCCGCCGATTTCGAGGCGGCGGGCGACAAAAGGCGATGGGCTGATCTGTTGACCCCGCAGGGTCTTGCCGAAATCGCCACCTATGCCGACTGGCTGGCACCGGCAACGCGGATGCTGATCCCGCTGGAGGCCGACGGCCGGTTGGGCAAGCCGACCGGGCTGGTCGAGGCGGCGCGGCGCGCAGGGTTGTTGGTGGGGACATGGACGTTCCGCCCGGAAAACCGCTTTCTGGCCGCCGATTTCCGCAATGGCGAGGGTGAAAACGCGCGCAATGCGGCGGGCAGCGTGGCCGAAATCCGGCGCTATCTGGCGTTGGGGCTGGACGGTTTCTTTACCGATGACCCGGCCTTGGGTTTTGAAGCCCGCGGCCAATAG